One genomic segment of Roseovarius carneus includes these proteins:
- the irrA gene encoding iron response transcriptional regulator IrrA — translation MEDIAQNTLADGPLTPSERGTAWLAGAGLRPTRQRVALAALLIGDGQHRHVTAESLFGSVQSEGESVSLATVYNTLRAFCDAGLMQEVLVDGAKSYFDTNTHDHPHFFWEDENRLTDAPADQLEITRLPDAPEGAEIASVDVVIRLRRR, via the coding sequence ATGGAAGATATTGCTCAAAACACCCTCGCGGACGGCCCACTGACCCCATCCGAGCGCGGAACCGCGTGGCTGGCGGGGGCAGGGTTGCGCCCGACACGGCAGCGCGTGGCGCTTGCCGCCCTTCTGATTGGCGATGGGCAGCACCGTCACGTCACGGCCGAAAGCCTTTTTGGCTCGGTGCAGAGCGAGGGGGAAAGCGTGTCATTGGCCACGGTCTACAACACCCTGCGCGCGTTTTGCGATGCGGGGCTGATGCAGGAAGTTCTGGTGGACGGTGCCAAGAGCTATTTTGACACCAACACGCATGATCACCCCCATTTTTTCTGGGAGGATGAGAACCGGCTGACCGACGCGCCAGCGGATCAGCTTGAGATTACGCGCCTGCCCGATGCGCCCGAGGGGGCAGAGATTGCGTCAGTTGATGTGGTGATCCGCCTGCGCCGCCGCTGA
- the fabA gene encoding bifunctional 3-hydroxydecanoyl-ACP dehydratase/trans-2-decenoyl-ACP isomerase, producing MSEYPTSFGKEDLLKCARGELFGPGNAQLPEPPMLMMDRITEISGDGGAHGKGHVLAEFDIDPSLWFFDCHFPGNPIMPGCLGLDGLWQLTGFNLGWRGWQGRGYALGVGEVKLTGMVRPDRKMLTYKIDFTKAIQTRRLTMGVADGIVEADGEVIYMVKDMKVALSES from the coding sequence ATGTCCGAATACCCCACTTCTTTCGGAAAAGAAGACCTGCTCAAATGTGCGCGCGGCGAACTTTTCGGCCCCGGCAACGCGCAATTGCCCGAGCCGCCCATGCTGATGATGGACCGCATCACCGAGATTTCCGGCGATGGCGGCGCACATGGCAAAGGGCATGTTCTGGCCGAGTTCGATATCGACCCGTCGCTTTGGTTCTTCGATTGCCACTTTCCCGGCAACCCGATCATGCCCGGCTGCCTTGGCCTTGATGGTCTGTGGCAGCTTACGGGCTTCAACCTCGGCTGGCGTGGCTGGCAGGGGCGGGGCTATGCGCTGGGCGTGGGTGAGGTCAAGCTGACGGGCATGGTGCGGCCTGATCGCAAGATGCTGACCTACAAGATTGATTTCACCAAGGCGATCCAGACACGTCGCCTGACGATGGGTGTGGCCGATGGCATCGTTGAGGCGGATGGTGAGGTGATTTATATGGTCAAGGATATGAAAGTCGCGCTCAGCGAAAGTTGA
- a CDS encoding GNAT family N-acetyltransferase produces MKFIARGHAVAQHEVFGAADQQAVLRRGRAMAEVLGDDPRFSYYGRVVGLVGPDDGPIDQLAALSIVQGNSNYSAVPAHQAASVVADLERRGLIPMHYAKWEGGTESLAATRAVIDAFPLPQDLRLTRLEASTPGHHLASMAEMALRCGVLPLCGEVLRGLYKPAVCMIALDKDDKVVSCAATSAFAQASHATLGQQAWWGMLATDPARRGERLALILGAHAMLEMEARFGFQDVMTGVEPGNAPSEALCARMGMAPGAFAIISCADPRALTSGRMTK; encoded by the coding sequence TTGAAATTCATCGCGCGGGGTCATGCAGTGGCGCAACACGAGGTCTTTGGGGCCGCCGATCAACAAGCCGTGCTGAGGCGCGGCCGGGCGATGGCCGAAGTGCTCGGCGATGACCCCCGCTTCAGTTATTATGGCCGCGTCGTGGGTTTGGTCGGCCCGGATGACGGGCCTATTGATCAACTCGCGGCATTGTCCATCGTTCAGGGCAATTCGAACTATTCCGCCGTGCCAGCGCATCAGGCTGCATCGGTGGTGGCCGATCTGGAACGGCGCGGCCTTATCCCGATGCACTATGCCAAATGGGAGGGCGGCACCGAGAGCTTGGCGGCGACGCGCGCCGTGATAGACGCCTTTCCCCTGCCACAAGACTTGAGGTTGACCCGCCTGGAGGCCTCAACACCGGGTCACCACCTCGCATCCATGGCCGAAATGGCGTTGCGCTGCGGGGTATTGCCGCTCTGTGGTGAGGTTCTGCGCGGCCTCTACAAACCAGCCGTTTGCATGATCGCCCTCGACAAGGACGACAAGGTTGTGTCCTGCGCCGCCACGTCCGCCTTCGCGCAGGCCTCCCACGCCACACTTGGCCAGCAGGCATGGTGGGGGATGCTCGCCACCGATCCTGCGCGGCGCGGAGAGCGGCTTGCGCTCATTCTGGGCGCTCATGCGATGCTGGAAATGGAGGCGCGCTTTGGCTTTCAGGACGTCATGACCGGGGTGGAGCCGGGAAACGCACCGTCGGAGGCGCTGTGCGCCCGGATGGGGATGGCGCCGGGTGCGTTCGCAATCATCAGCTGCGCCGATCCGCGTGCGCTGACCTCGGGGCGCATGACGAAATAG
- a CDS encoding FKBP-type peptidyl-prolyl cis-trans isomerase: MSEVKPGDTVQIHYKGTLEDGTVFDSSEGRDPLRFEVGSGQIIPGLDKALPGMTLGDKKVVEVPCDEAYGPTNPEALQVVPREGIPDDIPLDPGTMLQVQTQEGQVMPVTVVEVTETEVTLDANHALAGKDLTFAIEVVAIG, from the coding sequence ATGTCCGAGGTGAAACCCGGCGATACTGTGCAAATTCACTATAAAGGCACGCTGGAGGACGGAACCGTCTTTGACAGCAGCGAGGGGCGCGATCCGCTGCGCTTTGAGGTGGGCTCGGGCCAGATCATTCCGGGTCTCGACAAGGCGCTTCCGGGCATGACCCTTGGCGACAAGAAAGTGGTCGAGGTGCCGTGCGATGAGGCTTACGGCCCCACCAACCCCGAGGCGCTGCAAGTCGTGCCGCGTGAGGGTATCCCCGACGATATCCCGCTCGATCCAGGCACGATGCTTCAGGTGCAGACGCAAGAGGGGCAAGTCATGCCTGTGACGGTTGTGGAGGTCACGGAAACGGAAGTGACGCTTGACGCCAATCACGCGCTTGCGGGCAAAGACCTGACCTTCGCGATTGAGGTCGTGGCGATCGGTTAA
- a CDS encoding L,D-transpeptidase yields MLTRRHFIQTSTALFGAAALPGILPSAASASAQGSWSKWDARVTPANYVPETSNPWGIAPRFLPTRVEANAGLRPGDIHVDAVARYLYFIEPEGTAMRYGVAIARGNLYEPGTYTIRRKAKWPTWTPTASMIKREPATYEQFADGVPGGPTNPLGSRALYLYVGNRDTYLRIHGTPSPRSIGGRASSGCVRMVMAHINGLYGKVQTGSTAVLYPSETYATAQS; encoded by the coding sequence ATGCTGACCAGACGCCATTTCATCCAGACATCAACCGCGCTTTTCGGGGCAGCGGCTTTGCCGGGCATCCTTCCAAGCGCTGCGTCTGCTTCGGCCCAAGGAAGCTGGTCCAAATGGGATGCGCGCGTCACGCCCGCCAATTACGTGCCTGAGACGTCGAACCCTTGGGGCATCGCACCGCGTTTCCTACCCACGCGGGTGGAGGCGAATGCTGGCCTGCGCCCTGGAGATATCCATGTGGACGCGGTTGCCCGCTATCTTTACTTTATCGAGCCTGAAGGGACTGCGATGCGCTATGGCGTGGCGATTGCGCGCGGCAACCTTTATGAGCCCGGCACCTATACGATCCGGCGCAAGGCCAAATGGCCCACTTGGACGCCCACCGCGTCCATGATCAAGCGCGAGCCAGCCACATATGAACAATTCGCCGATGGCGTGCCGGGCGGGCCGACCAACCCTCTGGGGAGCCGCGCGCTCTATCTCTATGTGGGCAATCGCGACACCTATCTGCGCATCCACGGAACGCCAAGCCCACGGTCTATCGGCGGGCGGGCAAGCTCGGGCTGCGTGCGCATGGTGATGGCCCATATCAACGGGCTCTACGGCAAGGTGCAGACTGGATCGACGGCGGTTCTCTACCCGTCCGAGACCTACGCCACCGCCCAGAGCTGA
- a CDS encoding NADPH:quinone reductase, whose translation MRAASYARFGAASDVLEITEIEMPTPGPGEVRVRLAFSGVNPSDAKARAGARPGVTKPAFPRIIPHSDGAGEIDAVGAGVDAARIGSRIWIWNGQWQRAFGTAAQFICLPSAQAVDIPSSVSLETGATLGIPGLTAAQVVFGGGDIAGKTLLISGGAGAVGHNAVQLAKWGGAKVIATARGAGLARALEAGADSALDYTNADLAAEILEASGGGIDRAIEVEFGANIPLLAEVMRPLGTIAAYGSGAEMMPTLPFGPFLFKALKIDITLIYLLPEAERAVIIERLHSALTTDALRPAIQAVLPLENCAEAHDAVMTPGRSGAILLDMA comes from the coding sequence ATGCGCGCAGCGAGTTATGCGCGCTTTGGCGCAGCCTCCGACGTTCTAGAAATCACCGAGATAGAGATGCCGACACCCGGCCCCGGTGAGGTGCGCGTGCGGCTGGCCTTCAGCGGCGTGAACCCGTCGGATGCCAAGGCCCGCGCCGGGGCGCGTCCCGGTGTGACCAAGCCCGCCTTCCCGCGCATCATCCCCCATTCCGACGGCGCGGGCGAGATCGATGCCGTGGGCGCAGGCGTGGACGCCGCGCGCATCGGCAGCCGCATTTGGATCTGGAACGGTCAGTGGCAGCGCGCCTTTGGCACGGCGGCGCAGTTTATCTGCCTGCCCAGCGCCCAAGCCGTGGATATACCCTCCAGCGTCTCTCTGGAAACCGGGGCCACTTTGGGTATTCCCGGCCTCACGGCGGCGCAGGTTGTCTTTGGCGGCGGCGATATCGCCGGCAAGACCCTGCTGATCTCTGGTGGAGCGGGTGCTGTGGGCCATAACGCTGTGCAACTGGCCAAATGGGGCGGGGCCAAGGTCATCGCCACGGCGCGCGGTGCAGGTCTGGCCCGCGCGCTGGAGGCGGGCGCAGATTCGGCGCTGGATTACACCAACGCCGATCTCGCGGCGGAAATTCTGGAAGCCTCAGGTGGTGGCATAGACCGCGCCATCGAGGTGGAGTTTGGGGCCAACATCCCGCTTCTGGCTGAAGTAATGCGCCCTCTTGGGACCATCGCGGCCTATGGCTCGGGCGCGGAGATGATGCCCACGCTGCCCTTTGGCCCGTTTCTCTTCAAGGCGCTCAAGATTGATATCACGCTGATCTATCTGCTGCCCGAAGCAGAGCGTGCGGTGATCATAGAGCGGTTGCACTCTGCGCTCACCACAGATGCGCTGCGACCAGCGATCCAAGCGGTGCTGCCGCTTGAGAACTGCGCCGAGGCCCATGACGCCGTGATGACGCCGGGCAGATCCGGCGCCATCCTGTTGGACATGGCTTAA